A genomic stretch from Magnetococcus sp. PR-3 includes:
- a CDS encoding nucleoside deaminase, with protein sequence MKSDLFITPDQAHNLLTLVQGGSTAAAQEVPVGALIHDPNGWVVSVAGNTPIAHCDPTAHAEIQAMRLASHRLTSYRLTTCNLVVSLQPCPTCTQATALARLQEVRFLAAQGKENGLKATKISSVKQSDSAFVDAGEAMLKNFFEIRR encoded by the coding sequence ATGAAGAGTGACCTGTTTATCACGCCAGACCAAGCGCATAACCTTTTAACCCTTGTTCAAGGGGGGAGCACGGCAGCGGCTCAAGAGGTTCCTGTTGGTGCTTTAATCCATGATCCAAATGGTTGGGTGGTTTCTGTCGCGGGTAATACGCCCATTGCTCATTGTGACCCCACTGCGCATGCTGAGATACAGGCGATGCGTCTGGCATCTCATCGGTTAACGAGCTACCGTTTGACCACGTGTAATCTGGTGGTCTCTTTGCAGCCATGTCCCACGTGTACTCAGGCAACTGCTTTGGCGCGTTTGCAAGAGGTCAGGTTTCTTGCGGCTCAAGGTAAAGAAAATGGTTTAAAGGCGACAAAAATTTCCTCTGTAAAGCAGTCGGATAGCGCATTTGTTGATGCAGGAGAGGCAATGTTGAAAAATTTCTTTGAAATTCGTCGCTAA